In a genomic window of Anoxybacter fermentans:
- a CDS encoding GspE/PulE family protein, with translation MDERSLIEILVDLKLISLEKLREIEKLHQNMPEKSFETLLIESTAITELDLIKAKEILYQVPWIDLSKVEIDPELVLMIPEKLARRHLLLPLESREDGFHIAIANPHNILALDEVHIITGKTVIPHLAIPSQIIESIEHFYRLDRHSAHQMIQQLEEEVMVSGEEEILEWEEVDQAPIIRLVNHIIYQALQNRASDIHIEPTRDETRVRYRIDGVLSTLHTFPRKVHPPLISRLKIMASLDISQHFNPQDGSISYIYGQRKINLRISIIPTIYGEKAVLRILNRDSQILSLEELGFLKEDLQIYKELLKKKYGIILVTGPTGSGKSTTLSSSVKFLASPAINISTVEDPVEYKIDLVNQIQVNEKTGLTFAKALRSLLRQDPDVLMIGEIRDEETANIAIRAALTGHLVLSSLHTNDAVSTITRLSNMGIPAYLIASTLIGAVAQRLVRRICPDCREEVKISEEEKRFFQAKVKAVPDRAFIGKGCSKCNYTGYYGRVGVFEILIIDEKIREKITNQISYDWLYNYYLANGKTLLQDGLIKVREGLTTVNEILRVIL, from the coding sequence TTGGATGAAAGATCCCTTATTGAAATTCTGGTTGATCTTAAACTGATATCTCTCGAGAAATTGCGGGAGATTGAGAAATTACATCAAAACATGCCTGAGAAGTCATTTGAAACTCTTTTGATAGAATCTACTGCAATAACGGAATTGGATTTAATCAAAGCTAAAGAAATTCTTTATCAAGTACCGTGGATTGATCTAAGTAAGGTAGAGATTGATCCTGAACTTGTTTTAATGATACCCGAAAAACTGGCGCGACGCCATTTACTTCTTCCCCTGGAGAGTCGGGAGGATGGATTTCACATTGCCATAGCTAATCCCCATAATATTTTAGCTTTAGATGAAGTACATATTATTACAGGTAAAACAGTAATTCCCCACCTGGCTATCCCCTCGCAAATTATCGAATCAATTGAGCATTTCTACCGCCTGGATCGTCATTCCGCCCACCAAATGATCCAGCAATTGGAGGAAGAAGTAATGGTCTCTGGAGAGGAGGAGATCTTAGAGTGGGAAGAAGTTGACCAGGCTCCAATTATCCGTCTTGTCAATCATATTATTTATCAAGCTCTCCAAAATCGTGCCAGTGATATTCATATAGAGCCGACCCGTGATGAGACCCGGGTCCGGTATCGAATAGATGGTGTTTTATCCACTCTGCATACTTTTCCACGCAAAGTCCATCCTCCCCTTATCTCCAGACTTAAAATTATGGCTAGTTTAGATATTTCACAACATTTTAATCCTCAAGATGGTTCTATTTCCTATATTTATGGTCAAAGGAAGATTAATCTACGCATTTCCATCATACCTACTATTTATGGTGAAAAAGCGGTTTTACGTATATTAAATCGGGACTCTCAAATTCTTTCTTTAGAAGAATTGGGTTTTCTTAAGGAAGATTTGCAAATATATAAGGAATTACTAAAAAAGAAATATGGCATTATCTTAGTTACAGGGCCAACCGGGAGCGGTAAATCAACTACTTTATCATCCAGCGTTAAATTTTTAGCTTCACCAGCTATCAACATTTCTACTGTAGAAGATCCTGTCGAGTACAAAATTGATCTGGTAAATCAGATTCAGGTCAATGAAAAAACGGGTTTAACCTTTGCAAAAGCTTTACGTTCTTTGTTAAGGCAGGATCCGGATGTATTAATGATTGGAGAAATTCGCGATGAAGAGACAGCTAATATTGCCATCCGGGCAGCTTTAACCGGTCATTTGGTTTTAAGTTCGCTCCATACTAATGATGCAGTGAGTACCATTACACGTTTGAGCAATATGGGTATTCCAGCCTATTTGATTGCATCAACATTAATTGGTGCAGTGGCCCAGCGGTTGGTCCGACGAATTTGTCCTGACTGTCGGGAGGAAGTAAAGATTTCTGAAGAGGAAAAAAGATTTTTTCAGGCCAAAGTTAAAGCAGTGCCTGATAGAGCTTTTATTGGTAAAGGTTGCTCAAAGTGTAATTATACTGGTTATTATGGAAGAGTTGGAGTCTTTGAAATTTTGATTATTGATGAAAAGATTCGCGAAAAAATTACAAATCAGATTTCTTATGATTGGCTATATAATTACTATCTTGCTAATGGAAAGACATTGCTGCAAGATGGGTTGATCAAAGTAAGAGAAGGATTAACAACAGTTAATGAAATTTTAAGGGTAATTCTTTAA
- a CDS encoding excisionase family DNA-binding protein, producing MPVEKCPICGGTVQQRLADFNHHYRGIPIELSEIPYQVCTECGEEFVDSRYGKIIEESIDQYRKFKKYEYNDLLTCEEVAALLAVSYQVVITMLSDGKLPGTKIGREWRIPYGVLMDYIQSMSAHNLSQPEKEIYQAYLDLLKKKGK from the coding sequence GTGCCTGTGGAAAAATGCCCTATTTGTGGAGGTACAGTTCAGCAGAGATTGGCAGATTTTAATCATCACTATCGCGGAATTCCCATTGAATTATCTGAAATACCGTATCAGGTTTGTACAGAGTGTGGAGAAGAGTTTGTTGATAGCCGATATGGAAAGATTATTGAGGAAAGTATAGATCAGTATAGGAAATTTAAAAAGTATGAGTATAATGATCTTCTTACTTGTGAGGAGGTGGCAGCTCTTTTAGCAGTCAGTTACCAGGTAGTAATAACCATGTTAAGTGATGGTAAACTGCCTGGTACCAAAATAGGTCGTGAGTGGAGAATTCCGTATGGAGTACTTATGGATTATATTCAAAGTATGAGTGCTCATAATCTTTCACAACCGGAAAAAGAAATTTATCAGGCTTATCTTGATTTATTAAAGAAGAAAGGGAAATAA
- a CDS encoding DUF4258 domain-containing protein: MNNNYNNYLDNDYSKVEKQIREHQELIITRHFSTRMVERGITYQDLKVSLQNPVVIRHEGSYDHYGNLRIKYTLQSKDRFQEDIGIICALGKEKTVILITVMYFKEEIGWERQPDGLYVKK; this comes from the coding sequence ATGAATAATAATTATAATAATTATTTGGATAATGATTATTCAAAGGTAGAAAAGCAAATTCGTGAACACCAGGAACTGATTATAACACGGCATTTTAGTACCAGGATGGTTGAAAGAGGGATTACTTATCAGGATTTAAAAGTTTCTCTTCAGAATCCAGTAGTCATTCGACATGAGGGCTCCTATGACCATTATGGTAATTTGAGGATTAAATATACATTACAGAGTAAAGATAGATTTCAGGAAGATATAGGCATTATCTGTGCATTAGGTAAAGAGAAGACTGTTATTTTAATTACAGTGATGTATTTTAAAGAAGAGATTGGCTGGGAACGTCAGCCTGATGGTTTATATGTGAAGAAATGA
- the tmk gene encoding dTMP kinase has translation MGKVLKRGMFIVFEAIDGSGTSTQARLLYEYLFNQGYRVFLTEEPTSGPIGNLIRLALKGRFKMTGDKRLDDRQLAFLFAADRHDHLYNEVDGIMRKIEEGWIVICTRYILSSLVYNCNDEKELEFVRHLNSEFPLPDLTLFIDCPLEICLERLNKGRPVQDIYENYDKLKRVRESYDRLLSKYEAPLHYVNGKADKLKQHEEIRKIVEEMLQKYEIWCQN, from the coding sequence GTGGGTAAAGTATTAAAAAGGGGGATGTTTATTGTTTTTGAAGCGATAGATGGTTCCGGGACTTCTACACAGGCCCGGTTATTGTATGAATATTTGTTTAACCAGGGATATCGGGTTTTTTTAACTGAAGAGCCTACATCAGGGCCGATTGGAAACCTGATCAGATTGGCTCTCAAAGGTCGGTTTAAGATGACTGGAGACAAAAGGCTAGATGACCGTCAACTGGCTTTTCTTTTTGCTGCAGACCGCCATGACCATCTTTATAATGAAGTGGATGGTATTATGCGGAAAATTGAGGAAGGATGGATTGTTATATGCACCCGCTATATTCTTTCATCATTGGTTTATAACTGCAATGATGAAAAAGAGTTGGAGTTTGTCCGACATCTAAATAGTGAATTTCCACTACCGGATTTAACTCTTTTTATAGATTGCCCCCTTGAAATTTGTTTAGAAAGGTTGAATAAAGGACGGCCTGTTCAGGATATTTATGAGAATTATGATAAATTGAAGCGGGTTCGGGAAAGTTATGATAGGCTACTGTCTAAGTATGAAGCACCTTTGCATTATGTTAATGGTAAAGCAGATAAATTAAAACAGCATGAGGAGATTAGAAAGATTGTAGAGGAGATGTTACAAAAGTATGAAATATGGTGTCAAAATTAA
- a CDS encoding DUF2225 domain-containing protein, with amino-acid sequence MSNNPFYKKKVTCPICLIEFETTLVKSHKCIPSDRDTDFCNYYSDVIPYLYDIWVCPQCYYAAPKSIFNKIKKDEINAIAEILAKSNLKLNPLGERKPKQALIYFKLALLCMSYREVPASTIAGVCLKTAWIYRLLKDSEKEEEYLKKAIKFYKKAFSTESFPIGNLTEIHLIYLLGELHRRIKEFPEAIQWFDKVVKNPLASTEPAIVKMARDQWALAKKEYDQFKKEVAATTTKS; translated from the coding sequence ATGTCTAATAATCCCTTTTATAAAAAAAAAGTAACCTGTCCTATATGTCTTATCGAATTTGAAACCACTCTAGTCAAATCCCATAAATGTATTCCTTCTGATAGAGATACTGATTTTTGCAATTATTACTCCGATGTCATTCCATATCTGTACGATATCTGGGTTTGTCCTCAATGTTACTATGCAGCACCGAAATCCATCTTTAATAAAATAAAAAAAGATGAGATAAATGCTATCGCTGAAATTCTGGCCAAAAGCAACCTCAAACTCAACCCTTTAGGAGAACGAAAACCAAAACAGGCACTTATTTACTTTAAACTAGCCCTTCTTTGTATGTCATACCGGGAAGTACCTGCTAGCACAATCGCAGGAGTCTGCTTAAAAACTGCCTGGATTTATCGCCTCTTAAAAGATTCTGAAAAAGAAGAAGAATATCTTAAAAAAGCAATTAAATTCTATAAAAAAGCTTTTTCTACTGAGAGTTTCCCTATCGGCAATCTTACTGAAATCCATCTCATATATCTTTTAGGCGAACTCCATCGTCGGATTAAAGAATTTCCTGAAGCTATTCAATGGTTCGATAAAGTGGTAAAAAATCCCCTGGCCAGTACTGAACCTGCCATTGTTAAAATGGCCCGTGATCAATGGGCACTGGCAAAAAAAGAGTATGATCAATTCAAAAAAGAAGTAGCTGCCACCACGACCAAGAGTTAA
- the ltaE gene encoding low-specificity L-threonine aldolase — MAKLVDLRSDTVTKPTAEMRKAMAEAEVGDDVYREDPTVNRLEELAAEIVGKEAALFVPSGTMGNQIAALTHTLPGQEVIVDPRMHIFLYEVGGLGRLSGVQTRTIETADGCYTPDQIRSAIRGNNIHFPNTGLVCLENTLNRAGGVVIPPHRLNSVADAAHEYGVPVHLDGARIFNAAAALDVDVRNLCEKMDSVMFCLSKGLAAPVGSILAGSKEFINKARKYRKLLGGGMRQAGILAAAGIIALTKMVDRLQEDHDRAKRLAYGLVEIPGLVVDLSKVQSNIVVVDCSGWGKSVEELIKILAERGLLVTPFGPYHLRMVTHKDVDDAGIDLALKIMQEVGKELA, encoded by the coding sequence ATGGCTAAATTGGTAGATCTCAGGAGTGATACTGTAACCAAGCCAACTGCTGAGATGCGAAAAGCTATGGCAGAAGCTGAAGTAGGTGATGATGTTTATAGAGAAGATCCAACAGTTAACCGTTTGGAAGAATTGGCAGCTGAGATAGTGGGTAAGGAGGCGGCTCTTTTTGTTCCTAGCGGAACCATGGGGAATCAGATTGCAGCTTTGACCCATACCCTTCCAGGGCAGGAAGTAATTGTTGATCCCAGGATGCATATTTTTCTCTATGAAGTAGGCGGTCTTGGCAGGCTCTCAGGAGTTCAAACCAGAACCATTGAGACAGCAGATGGATGTTATACTCCAGATCAGATTCGCAGTGCCATTAGAGGAAATAATATTCATTTTCCAAATACAGGCCTGGTTTGTTTGGAAAATACTTTAAACCGGGCTGGAGGTGTGGTGATTCCTCCACATAGGTTAAATAGTGTGGCTGATGCGGCTCATGAATATGGGGTACCGGTTCATCTGGATGGTGCCAGGATCTTTAATGCTGCTGCGGCTCTTGATGTGGATGTAAGGAATCTTTGTGAGAAAATGGATTCGGTTATGTTCTGCCTTTCCAAAGGATTAGCTGCCCCAGTGGGTTCTATTTTGGCTGGTTCAAAAGAATTCATTAACAAAGCCCGCAAGTATAGGAAATTATTAGGAGGAGGAATGCGCCAGGCAGGTATTCTTGCAGCTGCAGGAATTATTGCTTTGACAAAAATGGTAGATCGGTTACAGGAAGATCATGACCGGGCGAAACGGTTAGCTTATGGTCTGGTTGAAATTCCTGGTCTTGTAGTAGATTTAAGCAAAGTACAGAGTAATATAGTGGTAGTAGATTGCAGTGGTTGGGGTAAAAGTGTGGAAGAATTGATAAAGATTCTTGCTGAGCGGGGGTTGCTTGTTACTCCTTTCGGGCCATATCATTTGCGGATGGTTACCCATAAAGATGTAGATGATGCTGGAATAGATTTAGCACTTAAGATTATGCAGGAAGTTGGCAAAGAATTGGCCTAA
- a CDS encoding DMT family transporter: MNKYKSIIADLALFFIVLIWGTTFALMKDALKDIRPLNFIFLRFTLAALVLIIVNWWRLSGLKLDLIRLGFYLGLALSGGYIFQISGLAFTTASRAGFITGLSVVIVPLISTIYFKKLPPLLVLTGVFLAVIGLLLLFYDGEWTFNLGDLLVFFCAISFGLHIFLVGQFVQNKDPVLLTIIQIGVVGIFAGMAAGLKGELKLTYNIDIWWRIVYMAVMATGLAFLIQNWAQKFTSAIRTAIIFSLEPVFALIFAYILLDEPITQQSLWGGGLIMLGMILAEAGDYFKIGIKTKE, encoded by the coding sequence ATGAATAAATACAAATCTATTATAGCCGATCTGGCACTTTTTTTTATAGTGCTGATCTGGGGGACAACCTTTGCACTGATGAAAGATGCTTTAAAAGATATTCGACCTTTAAATTTTATTTTCTTGCGATTTACTCTGGCAGCATTGGTATTAATAATTGTTAATTGGTGGAGACTTTCTGGTTTAAAGCTTGATCTAATAAGGCTAGGTTTTTATCTAGGACTTGCTTTGAGTGGAGGATATATTTTTCAGATAAGCGGTCTTGCCTTTACTACAGCCTCTAGAGCCGGATTTATTACTGGCTTATCAGTTGTTATTGTACCTCTTATCTCTACTATTTATTTTAAAAAGCTACCGCCTCTTTTAGTGTTAACAGGTGTTTTCCTGGCAGTAATTGGACTTTTACTTCTTTTTTATGATGGAGAATGGACTTTTAATCTGGGTGATCTTTTAGTTTTTTTCTGTGCAATATCTTTTGGGCTACATATTTTTCTGGTTGGTCAATTTGTTCAAAATAAAGATCCAGTACTTCTGACTATAATTCAGATTGGTGTGGTTGGAATTTTTGCAGGAATGGCTGCAGGTCTTAAGGGAGAACTTAAGCTGACTTATAATATCGATATCTGGTGGAGAATAGTCTATATGGCAGTAATGGCTACTGGTCTTGCATTTTTGATTCAGAATTGGGCCCAGAAATTTACCTCTGCAATACGTACTGCCATTATATTTTCGTTGGAGCCGGTTTTTGCATTAATTTTTGCATATATTTTGTTGGATGAACCCATTACCCAGCAGAGTCTTTGGGGTGGGGGGTTAATTATGTTGGGTATGATTTTAGCTGAGGCTGGTGATTATTTTAAAATCGGAATAAAAACAAAGGAGTGA
- a CDS encoding Crp/Fnr family transcriptional regulator translates to MNNLEKIRPDLKLENFFRTKGFQRKFKANELIFMENEREDCLFYIAEGLVKIFMISDEGKEKTLFILSSGQFFGEVSLFDGLGYDVNAEALGDTVIYSMNFKDLKNALFKEPDLSFDLLKVMAEKVRTLTQQIKDMVFYDISGRLANQILIFSKQFGKKTERGILIQLSLTHQELANLLGASRVTVTKTLNQFQEEGIIEIVNRRILITDLQQLMRYIG, encoded by the coding sequence ATGAACAATTTGGAAAAGATCAGACCAGACTTAAAGTTGGAAAATTTCTTTCGTACAAAGGGATTTCAGCGTAAATTTAAAGCCAATGAGTTGATTTTTATGGAAAATGAGAGGGAGGATTGTCTCTTTTATATTGCCGAAGGACTTGTCAAAATCTTCATGATTTCAGATGAGGGAAAGGAGAAAACTTTATTCATCCTTTCTTCTGGTCAATTTTTTGGGGAAGTTTCTTTATTTGACGGATTAGGATATGATGTCAATGCTGAAGCCCTTGGGGATACGGTTATCTACAGTATGAATTTTAAGGATTTGAAAAATGCGTTATTTAAAGAACCTGATCTTTCTTTTGATCTTTTGAAAGTGATGGCAGAAAAGGTGCGTACACTTACACAACAGATCAAAGATATGGTCTTTTATGATATTTCCGGCCGTCTGGCCAATCAAATTCTCATTTTTAGTAAGCAGTTTGGTAAAAAAACAGAGCGGGGGATTTTGATTCAGCTTTCCCTGACACATCAGGAGTTAGCTAATCTTCTGGGAGCTTCTAGGGTTACTGTAACCAAAACACTAAATCAATTTCAGGAGGAAGGAATTATTGAGATTGTAAATAGACGAATTTTAATTACAGATCTGCAGCAATTAATGAGATATATTGGATAG
- a CDS encoding FeoA family protein has protein sequence MRVSLDQLKVGERGRIFTINTQEPRIYQKLMNLGLIPGSEVKVLQRSPIYLIQVGFTQMALDRATCQLIQVVINN, from the coding sequence ATGAGGGTTAGTTTAGACCAGCTTAAGGTAGGGGAGAGGGGAAGAATTTTTACTATCAATACTCAAGAGCCCAGGATTTATCAGAAGTTAATGAATCTTGGTCTTATTCCCGGAAGTGAAGTAAAAGTTCTTCAGAGATCACCTATTTATTTAATTCAGGTTGGTTTTACCCAGATGGCCTTAGATCGGGCTACATGTCAATTGATCCAGGTTGTTATTAATAATTAA
- the feoB gene encoding ferrous iron transport protein B produces the protein MKIALVGSPNVGKSMIFYRLTGQYVTVSNYPGTTVEVSWGQFKRGEIVVDIIDTPGIYSLFPISEEERVTRRLLLFEKPDLILHIIDAKNIQRMLPITLQLIEAGFKVILVVNMMDEARRRGLKINFSALKKKLGIPVIPTVSITGEGIDKLKKLITELVVDINQAKCRKPLHCYYPGEIEILLKRIQFLLKGKYPITKRSIALFLLQNDEEILEWVKEVEDSMTVKQILKILKKRPVDERKFYSYKITIARQKKNELILRNIFDTSQAKVPYFQTFISQLCTRPLTGIPILFLVLYFGIYRFVGGIGAGVLVDFLEESIFQKWLNPLFTLWFKKLVPWESLQSLFVGEYGIFTLGVRYAVAIILPIVGTFFFVFSILEDSGYFPRLALLVDRIFKLIGLNGRAVIPMVLGLGCDTMATLTTRILESRRERIIATLLLALAIPCSAQLGVITGLLSKEPGGLVIWFLVVVGILFLVGFLADKLMPGIKSGFYIEVPVLRWPKLSNIIVKTRARICWYFIEILPLFVYSSVLIWICQITGVFQRLLDLLEPVMLQLGLPREAAVVFLFGFFRRDYGACGLFDLYQQGILKGDGLIVASIILTLFVPCIAQFAVMVKEYGLKVGLLISGFIFSFAFLVGHIIHLILTFF, from the coding sequence ATGAAGATTGCTCTGGTTGGTTCGCCTAATGTAGGTAAAAGTATGATTTTTTATCGTCTGACTGGCCAATATGTAACAGTCTCTAACTATCCAGGTACAACGGTGGAGGTAAGTTGGGGACAGTTTAAAAGGGGTGAAATAGTAGTAGATATTATAGATACTCCTGGAATTTATTCGTTATTTCCCATTAGTGAGGAAGAAAGGGTGACCCGGAGATTATTACTCTTTGAAAAACCGGATTTGATTTTACATATTATAGATGCCAAAAATATTCAGCGAATGCTTCCCATTACACTCCAACTTATAGAAGCTGGTTTTAAGGTTATATTGGTAGTCAATATGATGGATGAAGCCAGACGAAGGGGACTTAAAATTAATTTTTCTGCTCTGAAAAAGAAGTTGGGTATCCCTGTTATTCCTACAGTTTCTATTACCGGAGAGGGAATTGATAAGTTAAAAAAACTTATAACAGAGCTGGTAGTAGATATTAATCAAGCAAAATGTAGAAAACCTCTTCATTGTTATTATCCCGGAGAAATTGAAATTCTTCTAAAGCGGATTCAATTTTTGCTTAAAGGTAAGTATCCCATCACAAAAAGGAGTATAGCATTGTTTTTACTACAAAATGATGAAGAAATATTAGAATGGGTAAAAGAAGTCGAGGACTCTATGACAGTAAAACAAATTTTGAAGATTTTAAAAAAAAGGCCTGTAGATGAAAGAAAGTTTTATTCATATAAAATTACCATAGCCAGACAGAAAAAAAATGAACTAATTTTGCGTAATATTTTTGATACCAGTCAGGCTAAAGTTCCGTATTTTCAAACCTTTATAAGCCAATTATGTACCAGGCCCTTAACCGGCATTCCTATTTTGTTTTTGGTTCTTTATTTTGGAATCTATCGTTTTGTGGGGGGAATAGGGGCTGGAGTATTAGTGGATTTTCTGGAGGAGTCGATTTTTCAAAAATGGTTAAATCCCTTATTTACTTTATGGTTTAAAAAACTGGTTCCCTGGGAGAGTTTGCAGTCTCTTTTTGTTGGAGAATATGGGATATTTACACTGGGTGTTCGGTATGCAGTAGCCATTATTTTACCGATAGTGGGAACGTTTTTCTTTGTTTTTTCCATTCTGGAGGATTCAGGGTATTTTCCACGATTAGCGTTATTAGTTGATCGGATTTTTAAACTTATAGGTTTAAATGGTCGAGCTGTAATACCAATGGTTTTGGGGCTTGGTTGTGATACTATGGCCACTTTGACTACCCGAATTTTGGAGAGCAGGCGTGAGAGGATTATAGCTACACTTTTGCTGGCATTGGCTATTCCCTGTTCAGCACAATTGGGAGTAATTACAGGACTTCTTTCAAAAGAACCTGGAGGATTAGTAATCTGGTTTTTGGTGGTTGTTGGGATTTTATTTTTAGTTGGTTTTCTTGCCGATAAATTGATGCCAGGGATAAAATCGGGGTTTTATATAGAAGTTCCAGTATTGCGTTGGCCAAAACTTAGTAATATTATTGTAAAGACCCGGGCCAGGATATGCTGGTATTTTATCGAAATTTTACCCCTATTTGTTTATTCCAGTGTTTTAATCTGGATTTGTCAGATAACCGGGGTATTTCAACGTTTATTAGATTTACTAGAACCTGTAATGCTGCAGCTTGGACTTCCGCGGGAAGCAGCGGTAGTTTTTTTATTTGGATTTTTCAGACGGGATTATGGTGCCTGTGGGCTTTTTGATCTTTATCAGCAAGGTATTTTAAAAGGAGATGGACTTATTGTTGCTTCCATTATCTTAACCCTTTTTGTACCCTGTATTGCTCAATTTGCAGTTATGGTAAAAGAATATGGATTGAAAGTGGGACTTTTGATTTCCGGATTTATCTTTTCTTTTGCATTTTTAGTTGGACATATAATTCATTTGATTTTGACCTTCTTTTAA
- a CDS encoding Fur family transcriptional regulator, whose protein sequence is MKDKLKEYEQRMTEANFKLTSQRRLILRVLLENINEHLSAEEVYQLVRERNPRVGLATVYRTLELFCELGILHELNFDNNCRRYELEQGDYHHHHLICLKCGKIIEFSDYILKDLEGYIDREYNFDVVDHRIKFYGYCSDCRIESKD, encoded by the coding sequence TTGAAAGATAAACTAAAAGAATATGAACAGCGAATGACGGAAGCTAATTTTAAATTAACCTCACAACGACGGCTGATTCTTAGAGTTTTATTAGAAAATATAAATGAACACCTCAGTGCAGAAGAAGTTTATCAATTAGTACGGGAACGAAATCCGCGAGTTGGATTGGCTACTGTTTATCGTACTCTTGAGTTATTTTGTGAGTTGGGTATTTTACATGAACTAAATTTTGATAATAATTGCCGTCGCTATGAATTAGAGCAGGGAGATTACCATCACCACCATTTGATTTGTCTTAAATGCGGGAAGATTATAGAGTTCAGTGATTATATATTAAAGGATTTAGAAGGTTATATTGATAGAGAATATAACTTTGATGTGGTTGATCATCGGATTAAGTTTTATGGTTATTGTTCAGATTGTCGCATAGAATCTAAAGATTGA
- a CDS encoding D-2-hydroxyacid dehydrogenase, with protein sequence MKILIGSKVNSRHIKRLKTIGEELGVELNIVCSEDKAVLKKEVEDAEVLVIWWSTFDPEYVRVGKKLKWIQTLTAGVDSFLLPEVKERGIILTSMKGIHGIPMSEHIMGMLLGVIRGLFKLRENQRQKKWDRPRVEELYGKTLVILGLGNIGIELAKRAKAFGMRVIGVKKTLEKVEFADQVYSSDQWLTAIEEGDVIITILPYTPETYHMIGEDAFARMKNEAIFMNFGRGNVVDEKALIEALKAGQIRAAILDVFEEEPLDPDSPLWEMENVYISPHMSALSNHYMERAFEILARNLQHYIKGESLENVVDFTKGY encoded by the coding sequence ATGAAGATTTTGATTGGAAGTAAAGTTAATTCACGGCATATCAAACGACTCAAGACTATTGGTGAAGAATTGGGAGTGGAGTTAAATATTGTTTGTTCAGAAGATAAAGCAGTTCTTAAAAAAGAAGTTGAAGATGCAGAGGTCCTGGTTATCTGGTGGAGTACTTTTGATCCTGAATATGTTCGAGTGGGTAAAAAACTAAAGTGGATTCAAACCCTGACTGCTGGAGTTGATAGTTTTCTTCTTCCTGAGGTTAAGGAAAGAGGAATAATTCTTACATCGATGAAAGGAATTCACGGAATTCCAATGTCAGAACATATAATGGGAATGTTATTGGGTGTTATCCGGGGGCTTTTTAAGTTGAGAGAAAACCAGCGACAGAAAAAGTGGGATAGACCTAGAGTAGAGGAACTATACGGTAAAACCCTTGTGATTCTGGGATTAGGGAATATTGGAATAGAATTGGCTAAGCGGGCCAAAGCTTTTGGAATGCGGGTTATTGGTGTAAAAAAGACTTTAGAGAAAGTAGAATTTGCTGATCAGGTTTATAGTAGTGATCAGTGGCTTACTGCTATTGAAGAGGGGGATGTAATAATCACTATTTTACCTTATACCCCTGAAACCTATCATATGATTGGTGAGGACGCCTTTGCCAGGATGAAAAATGAGGCTATTTTTATGAATTTTGGTCGAGGTAATGTTGTTGATGAAAAGGCATTGATTGAAGCACTCAAGGCCGGACAGATTCGTGCTGCTATTCTGGATGTTTTTGAAGAGGAGCCTTTAGATCCTGATTCCCCTCTCTGGGAGATGGAGAATGTTTATATTTCTCCACATATGTCTGCTCTCTCAAATCATTATATGGAACGTGCATTTGAGATTCTGGCCCGAAATCTTCAGCACTATATTAAAGGTGAATCTCTGGAAAATGTAGTTGATTTTACGAAGGGATACTAA
- a CDS encoding AbrB/MazE/SpoVT family DNA-binding domain-containing protein: MQATGIVRKIDELGRIVIPIDLRRNLNIDSNDPIEILVGEDEIVLRKFVPTCVFCGNTEDTFVFKKQSVCRQCQKELIS; this comes from the coding sequence ATGCAAGCTACTGGTATTGTGCGGAAAATCGATGAATTGGGGAGGATTGTAATTCCTATTGATTTGAGGAGGAATCTTAACATTGATTCCAATGATCCAATAGAAATTCTGGTGGGGGAGGATGAAATAGTTTTAAGAAAGTTTGTTCCAACATGCGTCTTTTGCGGGAATACAGAAGATACCTTTGTTTTCAAAAAACAATCAGTTTGCCGCCAATGTCAAAAGGAATTAATTTCATAA